One Rhinolophus ferrumequinum isolate MPI-CBG mRhiFer1 chromosome X, mRhiFer1_v1.p, whole genome shotgun sequence genomic window, TCCATTAGTCATGTTCCAAAGAACACAAACACAATTAATAGGAAACATGTGTATTAGCATTTATAATGCCCGTGTCTCACATTTGCACCACTCAAAATAATGGAACGGATatcatatttatacatttacgTATATGAAGAAGTGCGTGCAGAAGTAATTTTTACTTTGTAGTCAATATCTGATTGTCATGggctttttaaagtttgttttatatattatcaaCTATAATAATTACTTCCTTTCATCTAAAAACAGTTTGttttcacagaaaatttaaatctttctcaTCTAAATTAAATACAGATATAGATAggtatgaatgttttaaaatgtatggtAATaccttataaaatgaaaagagtaaAAGACAATGATATATGTTTTACTCTTAGGTGGTTTCACCAGAaagtataaacataaaataaaacattctttgaagcaacaatttaatattttaatgaagggATAATGCCTAGTCAAACtgacaaatagaaataatatgagcattgagcattacaatttccACATTAATCTCaggtaaaaatgttttaaattatagtcattttaatcctatttaataaagaaaattatttcaaatgtgtaataatttataatagtatGATTCATATTTCACTGGGTGCCTATCAAATCTAACAGTCTAAAAGTGTGTTTCTGGCACGCTACCACCAGCGCGAGTCAGCCGCCGTCTCCCCCGCTGTCTAGAGCCTCCGACCTCTCACCGCTGCTATAGTGTCAAGATGTCGCTCTCTAACAAGCTGACTCTGGACAAGCTGAACGTGAAGGGAAAGCGGGTCGTTATGAGAGTGGACTTCAATGTTCCTATGAAGAACAACCAGATAACGAACAACCAGAGGATCAAGGCTGCCATTCCAAGCATCAAATTCTGCTTGGACAATGGAGCCAAGTCAGTTGTTCTTATGAGTCACCTAGGCCGGCCTGATGGCGTCCCCATGCCTGACAAATACTCCTTGGAGCCAGTTGCTGTAGAACTTAAATCTCTGCTGGGCAGGCATGTTTTGTTCTTGAAGGACTGTGTGGGCCCTGAAGTGGAGAAAGCTTGTGCTGACCCAGCTGCTGGGTCTGTCATCCTGCTGGAAAACCTTCGCTTTCatgtggaggaagaagggaagggaaaagatgCTTCTGGGAACAAGGTTAAAGCCGAGCCAGCTAAAATAGAAGCCTTCCGAACTTCACTTTCCAAGCTAGGGGATGTATATGTCAATGATGCTTTTGGCACTGCTCACCGGGCCCACAGCTCCATGGTGGGAGTCAATCTACCACAGAAAGCTGGAGGGTTTTTGATGAAGAAGGAGCTGAACTACTTTGCCAAAGCCTTGGAGAGCCCTGAGCGACCCTTCCTGGCCATCCTGGGCGGAGCTAAAGTTGCAGACAAGATCCAACTGATCAATAATATGCTAGACAAAGTCAATGAGATGATTATTGGTGGTGGAATGGCTTTTACCTTCCTTAAGGTGCTCAACAACATGGAGATTGGCACTTCTCTGTTTGATGAAGAGGGAGCCAAGATTGTCAAAGACCTGATGTCCAAAGCTGAGAAGAATGGTGTGAAAATTACCTTGCCTGTTGACTTTGTCACTGCTGACAAGTTTGATGAGAATGCCAAGACTGGCCAAGCCACTGTGGCCTCAGGCATACCTGCTGGCTGGATGGGCTTGGACTGTGGTCCTGAGAGCAGCAAGAAGTACGCTGAGGCTGTTGCCAGGGCTAAGCAGATTGTGTGGAATGGACCTGTGGGCGTATTTGAATGGGAAGCTTTTGCCCGAGGGACCAAAGCCCTCATGGACGAGGTGGTGAAAGCCACTTCCAGGGGCTGCATCACCATCATAGGTGGTGGAGACACAGCCACTTGCTGTGCCAAATGGAACACGGAGGATAAAGTCAGCCATGTGAGCACTGGTGGTGGTGCCAGTTTAGAGCTCCTGGAAGGTAAAGTCCTTCCTGGGGTGGACGCGCTCAGCAATGTTTAGTACTTTCCTGCCTTTTGGTTCCTGTGCACATCCCCTAAGTCAATTTAGTGCTTTCCGCATCTCTACTCGGTATTAGCTAAAATCTTCCCCCATGTCAAGATTCAGCTAGTGGCCAAGAGATGCAGCACCAGGAAACTTAAATCAGCTGCACAGCATCTCAGCTCATCTTTACCACACCCTGGATTTGCCTACATTCTCCAAGATCCCATTTGAATTTCTTAGTGACTAAAACATTGTGCATTCTAGAGTGCACATACTTATATTTACCTGTTGAAAGAAAGTAAGCTGTTGGCTTAGTTCTGTTTTTGGAGTAGCTTATTCTGATTAGCTTTGTCATTGTTTCGCTACTCAGCATGGAAATAAGATGAAATTCCAAttgtaaggagggagggagatgaagTTGGTGatctatgaaataaataataaaagtatccatcgaaactgggaaaaaaaaaaataaaaaaaataaaaaataaaagtgtgtttcTGAGTAATGCATACCATCTGGCATTTCTACAAAACAGTTTAGATGTTTTCTATTAGAAAAGTGGAGTGGAGTGAATTGTTAGTTGGTTACTTACATGCATCCTTATGATCAGGCTTTGAAgagtaaaaataactttttacaaAGTAGTTACCACTTAACACTTCCAACATAACTTTCCAGGTATAAGGGGTAAATACTTTTCCTATGGATAAAAAATTCTGCATGTACTGTCAATAACATATAttgtaatatgaaaaaataaccaTAACAAATGGATAAGATTAAGATGTATCTGGCATTCTGAAATGTATAAATAGAGATTCCACTTATATATGCAATGGCAGAAGTGGGCCAAAAGTTACTGTATGGGTCACCAGGCAATTTACAAAACTCCTTTCCAGGAAGATTAACTACTTGATGTCAGTGCACGATACTTAGAGTCACAGAGGTATGATATATTAAAATGAGTCAAAATTAAGAACTGCACATCAGGTAGGACCAAAAAGACTGATATAATTTACCATTGGGGGCTTTACCATACAGATACTAACTAATCACCCAGAGAAGCCTTATTTCTTAATTCTGTTCTGAAAATGTTTACAGGAATTTGTGTGTGGGGGTTGAGTTATTAAGTGAATATGGTAACAATTTAAATTGTATTAGTTAGAGGTACAACATCTTCATTCATTTCAGTCATAATTCTACTCAAGCATCAGTTTTCTGAACAGTAACACATACTTTGCTAATGAACCAATGATACTATATCAGTATACGAAGTCAACTGTAGcctaaggtaaaaaaaaaaaaaaaaagaaagaaagaaagaaaataaacactgcaAACAATGTCCAATATTACACATcacattcttttcaataaattataacatttctttcatcttataaaatagttagaaattaaaagcaaaccCTGAAAAGTGTTAAAAAGTTTTGGTGGAGGCAAGGGCAgcaatatagatttttaaatgataacaaaagagaaataaaatataggctGTGGTACTAGTTAGTTTGGCAGAGGTAAGATACTGTAAGTAAATTAGCTATGAAATCTTACaattatgcattcatttatttacatacatacatatcaatatattcttataaaattattttccatatacaTATGTCCAAATTTAggcaacttggaaaaaaaatatagtgTGTATACACTgtgttttgctgtgtataatgcgcaaTTTTTTGCCCCAATTTGTGAAGGataaataaggatgcacattatacatgggcgGTACTAATTCcgtatttatataaatgtttataattcttttattttagcttatgagttaaaagtataactctagaaatcaataatgatatccgtatgcaaaataatatcctggaatacgataatcgattttgttgaacttaggacAAagttgcaacaacgaagagttcttggtattctatgatgcataaatatcataaatttgttactggtacacaaaatttcttgtaccataatatgtttaaaaataagtgctaaaattcattgataatacaaaaaacaagttcctaaatgtaaacaaataaaaatttgaattaaaaaattaaaaccaaaaatttttTACCTGAAAGTTGGGGCCAAagacgtgg contains:
- the LOC117026843 gene encoding phosphoglycerate kinase 1; this translates as MSLSNKLTLDKLNVKGKRVVMRVDFNVPMKNNQITNNQRIKAAIPSIKFCLDNGAKSVVLMSHLGRPDGVPMPDKYSLEPVAVELKSLLGRHVLFLKDCVGPEVEKACADPAAGSVILLENLRFHVEEEGKGKDASGNKVKAEPAKIEAFRTSLSKLGDVYVNDAFGTAHRAHSSMVGVNLPQKAGGFLMKKELNYFAKALESPERPFLAILGGAKVADKIQLINNMLDKVNEMIIGGGMAFTFLKVLNNMEIGTSLFDEEGAKIVKDLMSKAEKNGVKITLPVDFVTADKFDENAKTGQATVASGIPAGWMGLDCGPESSKKYAEAVARAKQIVWNGPVGVFEWEAFARGTKALMDEVVKATSRGCITIIGGGDTATCCAKWNTEDKVSHVSTGGGASLELLEGKVLPGVDALSNV